One window of Psychrobacillus sp. FSL H8-0483 genomic DNA carries:
- the def gene encoding peptide deformylase yields MAILEIITHPNDVLTTKCKEVKVFDKKLAALLDDMYDTMVAADGIGLAAPQIGETIQVAIVDLGEGQEVIEMINPEVVEIGGSEIEVEGCLSFPDIYGEVERPFYVKVEAQDRDGALYELEAEDYEARAILHEIDHLQGVLFTSKIIRYIDLEELENAEEEEA; encoded by the coding sequence ATGGCAATTCTAGAAATAATCACACACCCAAATGATGTCCTAACGACAAAATGTAAGGAAGTAAAAGTATTTGATAAAAAGCTAGCAGCCCTTCTAGACGATATGTACGATACAATGGTCGCAGCTGATGGTATTGGACTTGCAGCACCCCAAATTGGTGAAACGATTCAAGTTGCTATTGTCGATCTAGGAGAAGGACAAGAAGTGATTGAAATGATTAATCCGGAAGTCGTTGAAATTGGTGGCTCTGAAATTGAAGTAGAAGGTTGCTTAAGCTTTCCAGACATATACGGCGAGGTAGAGCGTCCGTTTTATGTGAAAGTAGAAGCACAAGATCGCGATGGTGCCTTATATGAATTAGAAGCAGAAGATTATGAGGCAAGAGCCATCTTACATGAAATCGACCATTTACAAGGTGTATTATTCACATCTAAAATCATTCGTTACATAGACTTGGAAGAACTTGAGAATGCGGAGGAGGAAGAAGCATGA
- the fmt gene encoding methionyl-tRNA formyltransferase, translating into MTSIVFMGTPAFSAPILRMLVEEGYQVLAVVTQPDRPVGRKKVLTPPPVKEEALKLGLPVIQPTKLKGSEELQQIIALNADLIVTAAFGQLLPKELLDAPTLGCINVHASLLPAYRGGAPIHQAIIDGQDKTGVTIMYMEEKLDAGDIIAQSEIGIEHADDTGLLFDRLSKVGSDLLKETLPAIIAKTNDRVKQDESLVTFARNISREQERLDWNKSALQLHNQIRGLHPWPVAYTTLEDQTVKIWKADTIQINTKEQPGTVVKIESDYFVIQTGFEEAIRINELQPSGKKKMSAEDYLRGVGSKLRIGDKFE; encoded by the coding sequence ATGACATCTATCGTTTTCATGGGGACACCTGCATTCTCCGCTCCGATACTACGTATGCTCGTAGAGGAAGGCTATCAAGTGTTAGCTGTTGTAACGCAGCCAGATCGTCCTGTAGGGAGAAAAAAAGTATTAACTCCACCGCCTGTAAAGGAAGAGGCACTTAAACTTGGTTTGCCAGTAATTCAACCGACAAAACTAAAAGGTTCAGAAGAACTTCAGCAAATTATCGCTTTAAATGCTGATTTAATCGTGACGGCTGCATTTGGGCAGTTACTACCAAAAGAATTGCTGGACGCTCCTACGCTTGGATGTATTAATGTCCATGCATCCTTGTTACCAGCATATCGTGGAGGTGCACCAATCCATCAGGCTATTATCGATGGGCAAGATAAAACGGGTGTAACGATTATGTATATGGAAGAAAAGCTGGATGCAGGTGATATAATCGCCCAAAGTGAAATTGGCATTGAGCATGCAGATGATACAGGATTGCTGTTTGATAGGCTAAGTAAAGTTGGCTCTGACTTATTAAAAGAAACGTTACCTGCGATTATTGCTAAAACAAATGATCGTGTGAAGCAAGATGAATCATTGGTGACGTTTGCAAGAAATATTTCCAGAGAGCAGGAAAGACTCGATTGGAACAAATCCGCATTACAGTTACACAATCAAATTCGAGGACTTCATCCTTGGCCAGTCGCATATACAACGTTGGAAGATCAAACGGTTAAAATTTGGAAAGCAGATACGATACAAATAAATACAAAAGAACAACCAGGAACTGTTGTGAAAATAGAGTCGGATTATTTTGTTATTCAAACAGGCTTTGAAGAAGCAATTCGAATAAACGAATTACAACCATCTGGAAAAAAGAAAATGTCCGCAGAAGATTATTTGCGTGGCGTTGGTTCGAAATTGCGAATAGGGGATAAATTTGAATGA
- the rsmB gene encoding 16S rRNA (cytosine(967)-C(5))-methyltransferase RsmB, whose translation MTKKTEKIWTGNVRDAALTILMAVEKQQAYSNLLLHQTIEKYTIEPKDRALLTELTYGTLQYKMTLDYYLQPFIKGKLDDWVKQLLRLSLYQIHYLSRIPDHAAVNEAVNIAKRRGHKGISGAVNGILRSILREGVRSMEEIKDEVERLSIETSHPLWMVKRFISQYGFETTEKMLKENNEAPVTTLRVNLFKRTVEQVLHLLTQEGYVVAQSEVIPECIYLFNAQAAKTTAFQNGFVTIQDESSMIPAYALQVEPGMTVLDMCSAPGGKTTHIAEKMKNTGKLVAMDIHQHKLKLVKENAERLGFSFIETVEMDGRKASEAYPEQSFDRILVDAPCSGLGVMKRKPDIKYTKNEKDFATLKPIQMNLLDEAYKLLKPNGLLVYSTCTVDREENEGTSQLFLESHPDMHLQHFPDVVKNIKEQEQEGMLQLFPHDLRSDGFFVAVFQKKS comes from the coding sequence ATGACGAAAAAAACAGAAAAAATCTGGACAGGTAATGTTCGAGATGCAGCACTAACTATTTTAATGGCCGTAGAAAAACAACAAGCGTACAGTAACTTGCTTTTACATCAAACCATTGAAAAATATACTATCGAGCCTAAAGACCGTGCATTACTTACCGAACTAACTTATGGAACTCTCCAATACAAAATGACATTAGATTACTATTTGCAGCCATTCATTAAAGGAAAACTAGATGATTGGGTGAAACAATTACTACGTCTATCTTTATATCAAATTCATTATTTATCCAGAATTCCAGATCATGCAGCAGTAAATGAAGCGGTGAATATTGCCAAAAGAAGAGGACATAAAGGTATTTCGGGAGCCGTAAACGGAATATTACGTTCTATATTAAGAGAAGGTGTACGTTCTATGGAAGAAATTAAAGATGAAGTGGAACGACTATCGATTGAAACAAGTCACCCATTGTGGATGGTGAAGCGTTTTATATCTCAATATGGTTTTGAAACGACCGAAAAAATGCTAAAAGAAAATAATGAAGCACCCGTTACAACGCTACGAGTGAATTTATTCAAACGAACAGTAGAACAAGTACTTCATTTATTAACACAAGAAGGATATGTCGTGGCACAAAGCGAAGTTATTCCTGAGTGTATTTATTTGTTTAATGCTCAAGCAGCAAAAACAACTGCTTTCCAGAATGGCTTTGTAACGATTCAAGACGAAAGTTCCATGATTCCTGCTTATGCGCTTCAAGTGGAGCCTGGCATGACTGTATTGGATATGTGTTCTGCTCCTGGTGGAAAAACAACGCATATTGCAGAAAAAATGAAAAACACTGGGAAGCTAGTTGCAATGGATATTCATCAGCACAAATTAAAGCTAGTGAAAGAAAATGCAGAGAGACTTGGATTTAGCTTTATCGAAACCGTCGAAATGGATGGTCGTAAAGCATCGGAAGCTTATCCAGAACAATCATTTGACCGCATTTTAGTCGATGCACCATGTAGTGGTCTTGGGGTGATGAAGCGTAAGCCAGATATTAAATACACGAAAAACGAAAAAGATTTTGCTACCCTTAAGCCGATTCAAATGAATCTATTAGACGAGGCATATAAGCTATTAAAACCAAATGGCCTATTAGTTTATAGTACTTGTACCGTGGATCGTGAAGAAAATGAAGGAACATCACAATTGTTTTTAGAATCTCATCCAGATATGCACCTTCAACATTTTCCAGACGTTGTAAAAAATATTAAAGAACAAGAGCAAGAGGGAATGCTACAGCTTTTCCCACATGATTTAAGAAGTGATGGATTCTTTGTAGCGGTCTTTCAAAAGAAGAGCTAA
- a CDS encoding Stp1/IreP family PP2C-type Ser/Thr phosphatase, which produces MKFVVKTDVGMKRTVNEDRVDVFVRKDHRILAVVADGMGGHNAGDVASEIAISEFQKYFHAYNPSIVKAKDWLTYTFQSINQSIVRHSSITAGCEGMGTTLIAGLFENNKGLIAHVGDSRVYHVTKEMVQQITRDHSYVNVLIDSGEISEEQAKTHPKKNVLMKAVGTERTIHPDFFEVEFPQNSYFLFCTDGLSNKLSESFIQNILFSNKSLEQKGEDLVEEANKSGGEDNISLILLSNNAEEV; this is translated from the coding sequence ATGAAGTTCGTTGTTAAAACTGATGTAGGTATGAAAAGGACGGTAAATGAAGATCGTGTAGATGTGTTTGTTCGCAAAGATCATCGAATACTAGCTGTTGTTGCAGATGGTATGGGCGGTCATAACGCTGGAGATGTAGCAAGTGAAATAGCTATTTCCGAATTTCAAAAGTATTTTCATGCTTACAATCCTTCTATTGTAAAAGCAAAAGATTGGTTAACGTATACATTTCAATCTATTAATCAGTCAATTGTTAGGCACTCATCCATCACGGCAGGCTGTGAAGGAATGGGTACTACGTTAATCGCTGGTCTGTTTGAAAATAATAAAGGTCTCATCGCACATGTAGGAGATAGCCGTGTGTATCACGTTACGAAAGAAATGGTTCAACAAATTACACGTGACCATTCTTACGTAAATGTCTTAATTGATTCTGGGGAAATTAGTGAAGAGCAAGCAAAAACGCATCCTAAGAAAAATGTATTGATGAAAGCAGTTGGAACGGAACGAACGATTCACCCGGATTTTTTTGAAGTAGAATTTCCCCAAAATTCTTATTTTCTTTTTTGCACGGACGGATTAAGTAACAAATTAAGTGAATCCTTTATACAGAACATACTTTTTTCGAATAAATCTCTCGAACAAAAAGGAGAGGATTTAGTGGAGGAAGCAAACAAATCTGGTGGAGAAGATAATATTTCATTAATCTTGTTATCAAACAACGCTGAGGAGGTGTAA
- the pknB gene encoding Stk1 family PASTA domain-containing Ser/Thr kinase: protein MLIGKRISGRYKLLDMIGGGGMSNVYLAHDMILDRDVAIKVLRYDFSNEEELRRRFQREALSATSLTHPHIVNIYDVGEDEDIHYIVMEYVKGETLKQYIQQKAPISPVKSVSIMKQLTSAISTAHNNHIIHRDIKPQNILLDEQENVKITDFGIAMALSATSYTQTNSVLGTVHYLSPEQARGGTATKQSDIYALGIVLFELLTGQLPFSGESAVSIALKHLQSETPSIRAIIPTIPQSLENVVLKATAKDAKNRYRSAEEMEADLATALSPERASEKKFVVAIDEDATKVLPIIKEPVSFEEVSETKKMPTASVPLEKNSPKPKQKKRKIISGVIAGIVLLILLMIIVFPGLFKPEKIEVPDVANLELKAAIEQLEADGFKVGDQTEEPSDEVEEGNVIRTTPEAGKLRDKETEIHLFVSSGKETSTMEDYTGRGIDQVKTLLQNHSIDIEYKFSSEAVGTILDQSPKAGTEIIPDETDLVFTVSKGLELRTVKDLTGFNEKALSDYEKSTGLKIVVRNTVNSESEPKGNVLDQTPNANAKVPPGSTIEVTLSDGPKAKATRFFVKTVTIPYEQPPENDEGSDDENGEVVAPEQIVRIYIEDNTRSMTEPVEEFVLTETIQKQIKLEISEGKEAAYRVEVNSDIIAVETIAYEDIN, encoded by the coding sequence ATGTTAATAGGTAAAAGAATTAGTGGCAGATATAAGCTACTCGATATGATTGGTGGAGGCGGCATGTCAAATGTGTATTTAGCGCATGACATGATTTTAGACCGTGATGTAGCGATTAAAGTATTGCGCTATGATTTTTCAAATGAAGAAGAATTACGTCGACGTTTTCAACGTGAAGCACTATCTGCAACGAGCCTTACACACCCACATATTGTGAACATATATGATGTAGGAGAAGATGAGGATATTCACTATATCGTCATGGAATATGTCAAAGGTGAAACATTAAAACAATACATACAACAAAAAGCTCCTATTTCACCGGTTAAATCTGTCTCTATTATGAAACAGCTTACTTCAGCAATTTCAACTGCTCATAATAATCACATTATTCACCGTGATATTAAGCCGCAGAACATTTTGCTGGACGAGCAAGAAAATGTAAAGATTACAGATTTCGGTATTGCGATGGCGCTAAGTGCGACATCCTATACGCAAACCAATTCCGTATTAGGGACAGTTCATTATTTATCACCCGAGCAAGCGCGCGGAGGAACAGCTACGAAGCAATCAGACATTTATGCATTAGGGATTGTATTGTTTGAACTTCTTACGGGGCAACTCCCGTTTTCAGGAGAATCAGCAGTTTCGATTGCATTAAAGCATCTCCAATCAGAAACACCTTCCATTCGAGCAATCATTCCGACTATACCGCAAAGTTTGGAAAATGTTGTGCTAAAAGCCACAGCGAAGGATGCGAAGAATAGATATCGTTCTGCAGAGGAAATGGAAGCGGATTTAGCGACTGCTTTATCACCAGAAAGAGCAAGCGAGAAAAAGTTTGTTGTAGCTATTGACGAGGATGCAACAAAAGTTTTACCAATAATTAAAGAACCTGTTTCTTTTGAAGAAGTTTCTGAAACGAAAAAAATGCCAACTGCATCCGTGCCATTGGAAAAAAATAGTCCAAAACCGAAACAAAAGAAACGGAAAATTATTAGTGGTGTAATAGCTGGAATAGTATTATTAATATTACTAATGATTATTGTATTCCCAGGGTTATTTAAACCAGAAAAAATCGAAGTTCCTGATGTTGCAAATTTAGAACTTAAGGCTGCTATTGAACAGTTAGAGGCAGATGGATTTAAGGTTGGAGATCAAACAGAAGAGCCTTCGGATGAAGTGGAGGAAGGAAATGTTATTCGAACAACCCCTGAAGCAGGGAAGCTTCGTGATAAAGAAACCGAAATTCATTTGTTTGTTTCCTCTGGGAAGGAAACCTCTACCATGGAAGACTACACGGGAAGAGGCATCGATCAAGTCAAAACGTTGTTACAAAATCATAGTATCGATATAGAATATAAATTTTCGTCAGAAGCAGTTGGAACCATTTTAGACCAATCACCAAAAGCGGGGACGGAAATTATACCAGATGAAACAGACTTAGTGTTCACCGTAAGTAAAGGGTTAGAACTAAGAACAGTCAAAGATTTAACTGGATTTAACGAAAAGGCATTAAGTGACTATGAAAAAAGTACGGGATTAAAAATAGTCGTTAGAAATACGGTGAATTCTGAAAGTGAACCAAAAGGAAATGTTCTAGACCAAACACCTAACGCAAACGCAAAAGTGCCACCTGGCAGTACCATTGAGGTTACACTGTCGGATGGTCCAAAGGCAAAGGCTACTCGATTTTTTGTTAAAACTGTGACGATTCCTTATGAACAACCTCCAGAAAATGATGAAGGTAGCGATGATGAGAATGGGGAGGTAGTTGCACCAGAACAAATTGTTCGTATTTATATTGAAGATAATACGAGATCAATGACAGAGCCAGTAGAAGAATTTGTTTTGACAGAAACAATCCAAAAACAAATAAAACTAGAAATCAGTGAAGGTAAAGAAGCAGCGTATCGTGTGGAAGTAAATTCAGATATAATTGCAGTAGAAACGATTGCTTATGAGGATATAAATTAG
- the rsgA gene encoding ribosome small subunit-dependent GTPase A encodes MPKGQIRKALSGYYYVYDDNDKLIQCRGRGVFRNRGESPLVGDFVDYTVEGNNDGTITVIHERKNNLVRPPIANIDQAILVFSIKEPDFNTILLDRFLVVLESFQIEPIICLTKSDLMDEKMEKTMEQYMKDYEQIGYQLLMTYKDDPEFDAKIAPLLKGKTTVLAGQSGVGKSTLLNTILPSLDLKTGVISNALGRGKHTTRHVELIEVCDGLLADTPGFSSFEFDLMEKEELTYCFPDFVAKQDDCKFRECMHVKEPKCAVKDAVESGEIKDYRYKHYLQFFDEIVDRKPRY; translated from the coding sequence ATGCCAAAAGGTCAAATTAGAAAAGCTTTGAGCGGATATTACTATGTATACGACGACAATGACAAGCTTATTCAATGTCGGGGTAGAGGCGTTTTTAGAAATAGGGGAGAATCTCCTTTAGTAGGGGACTTTGTCGATTACACGGTTGAAGGAAATAATGATGGTACAATTACGGTTATACATGAACGGAAAAATAACCTAGTTCGTCCCCCTATTGCCAACATAGACCAAGCCATTTTAGTGTTTTCCATTAAAGAGCCGGATTTCAACACCATATTATTGGATCGATTTTTAGTTGTCCTAGAATCATTTCAAATTGAGCCAATCATTTGCTTAACGAAGAGTGATTTAATGGACGAAAAAATGGAAAAAACAATGGAACAATATATGAAGGATTATGAACAAATTGGTTATCAACTATTGATGACCTACAAAGATGATCCGGAATTCGATGCCAAAATTGCCCCTCTCCTAAAAGGTAAAACGACCGTTTTAGCAGGTCAATCTGGTGTAGGGAAATCTACTTTATTAAATACGATCTTACCTTCACTTGACCTTAAAACTGGTGTTATTTCCAATGCGCTTGGTCGAGGAAAACACACGACGAGACATGTGGAGTTAATAGAAGTGTGTGATGGTCTCCTAGCAGATACACCTGGATTCAGTTCGTTTGAGTTTGATTTGATGGAAAAAGAAGAACTCACTTACTGTTTTCCAGATTTTGTAGCCAAACAAGATGACTGTAAGTTCCGTGAATGTATGCATGTGAAGGAACCGAAATGTGCCGTGAAAGATGCAGTCGAATCAGGAGAAATAAAAGATTATCGTTACAAACATTATTTGCAGTTCTTTGATGAAATAGTAGATAGAAAGCCGAGGTATTAA
- the rpe gene encoding ribulose-phosphate 3-epimerase, producing the protein MVKIAPSILAANFAKLGEEVLEVEKAGAELIHIDVMDGHFVPNITMGPIVVEALRPLTKLPLDVHLMIENADQYIEAFAKAGADYITVHVEASPHLHRTIQLIRSFGVKPGVVLNPHTPIESIQHVLEDIDMVLFMTVNPGFGGQKFIHSVVPKVKQLSDIIKTRNLSIEIEIDGGINEETIKPCVEAGATILVAGSAIYNAPDKGKALQAIKEAGLSVAAK; encoded by the coding sequence ATGGTGAAAATCGCCCCATCCATATTAGCAGCAAACTTTGCTAAGCTAGGAGAAGAAGTATTAGAAGTCGAAAAAGCGGGAGCAGAGCTTATTCATATTGATGTAATGGATGGACACTTTGTTCCGAATATTACAATGGGACCAATTGTTGTGGAGGCACTTCGTCCACTGACAAAGCTTCCTTTAGATGTCCATTTAATGATTGAAAATGCAGATCAGTATATTGAGGCTTTTGCAAAAGCCGGCGCTGACTATATTACAGTCCATGTCGAAGCCTCTCCACATCTTCATAGAACGATTCAATTGATTCGTTCATTTGGCGTGAAACCAGGAGTTGTGTTAAATCCTCATACACCAATAGAGTCTATTCAACATGTGTTAGAAGACATTGATATGGTTCTGTTCATGACAGTTAACCCAGGATTTGGCGGGCAAAAGTTTATTCACTCTGTCGTTCCTAAAGTGAAACAACTATCTGACATTATTAAAACAAGAAACTTATCCATTGAAATAGAGATTGATGGTGGAATAAATGAAGAAACGATTAAGCCATGTGTAGAAGCAGGTGCTACTATTTTAGTGGCAGGGTCAGCTATATACAATGCTCCAGACAAAGGAAAAGCTTTGCAAGCAATTAAAGAAGCTGGTTTAAGCGTAGCGGCGAAATGA
- a CDS encoding thiamine diphosphokinase yields the protein MKRVIVFAGGPLEEVVDLKRLLLLQDETIFIGADRGAIHLIAKGITPDEIIGDFDSLTDEELHMLKLKVRNVTILQAEKDETDTHLALQEALKYKPDEVILTGVSGGRLDHYEAALHDVCHFQLNHPTIPFSIQDKQNRIQFLFPGTNEVEKYTYFKYISFFSFGEMVKNITLKGFKYNVANENMVVGNAKFISNEQKDRTSTISFTAGICLMIRSSD from the coding sequence ATGAAACGAGTAATTGTTTTCGCAGGAGGTCCATTAGAAGAAGTTGTTGATCTTAAACGGCTTCTTCTTTTGCAAGATGAAACTATTTTTATTGGTGCAGATAGAGGGGCTATTCATTTAATAGCAAAAGGAATAACGCCTGATGAAATTATTGGTGATTTTGACTCCCTTACAGATGAAGAATTACATATGCTCAAACTTAAAGTACGAAATGTTACGATATTACAAGCGGAAAAAGACGAGACAGATACCCATTTAGCTCTTCAAGAGGCCTTAAAATATAAGCCAGATGAAGTGATTTTAACTGGGGTGAGTGGTGGGCGGCTAGATCATTATGAAGCAGCTTTACATGACGTATGCCATTTTCAATTAAATCATCCAACTATTCCTTTTTCCATTCAAGATAAGCAGAATCGCATTCAGTTTTTATTTCCTGGAACCAATGAAGTGGAGAAATATACATATTTTAAGTACATTTCATTCTTTTCATTTGGCGAAATGGTAAAGAATATTACGTTAAAAGGATTTAAATATAACGTTGCTAATGAGAATATGGTGGTAGGGAATGCAAAATTTATTAGCAATGAACAAAAAGATCGAACAAGTACTATCTCTTTCACTGCTGGCATATGTTTAATGATAAGAAGCAGTGACTAA
- the spoVM gene encoding stage V sporulation protein SpoVM, with product MKVYTFRLPKSVSSIVKVCIRLFKKDEKKM from the coding sequence GTGAAGGTCTACACATTTAGATTGCCTAAATCCGTCAGTAGTATTGTCAAGGTTTGCATTCGTTTGTTTAAGAAGGACGAAAAGAAGATGTAG
- the rpmB gene encoding 50S ribosomal protein L28, with product MPKVCAITGRKARSGNARSHAMNATKRTWGANLQKVRILVDGKPKRVWVSARALKSGKIERV from the coding sequence ATGCCAAAAGTATGTGCAATCACTGGGCGTAAAGCTCGTTCTGGTAATGCTCGTTCTCACGCAATGAACGCTACTAAGCGTACATGGGGGGCAAACCTTCAAAAGGTCCGTATTCTTGTTGACGGTAAACCTAAACGTGTATGGGTTTCTGCTAGAGCTTTAAAATCAGGAAAAATTGAGCGCGTTTAA
- a CDS encoding Asp23/Gls24 family envelope stress response protein, whose product MSIELNNEFGQIDISQDAVAQIAGGAAMECYGIVGMASKHQIRDGLTDILRKENFTKGVLVRQEKEDLHIDMYIIVSYGTKISEIAYQVQSKVKYTLNKSLGMSVKSVNVYVQGVRVANV is encoded by the coding sequence ATGTCAATTGAATTGAATAACGAATTCGGACAAATCGATATATCACAAGATGCAGTTGCTCAAATTGCTGGCGGAGCCGCAATGGAGTGCTACGGGATCGTTGGTATGGCGTCAAAGCATCAAATTAGAGATGGTTTAACAGATATATTAAGAAAAGAGAATTTCACTAAAGGCGTTCTAGTGAGACAAGAAAAAGAGGATCTACATATTGATATGTATATTATAGTAAGTTACGGAACGAAAATTTCTGAAATAGCTTATCAAGTACAATCCAAAGTGAAGTACACACTAAATAAATCTCTTGGTATGTCTGTGAAATCCGTAAATGTCTATGTTCAAGGAGTTCGCGTGGCAAACGTGTGA
- a CDS encoding DAK2 domain-containing protein, producing MKSINGIQFADMVKMGAHHLFQNADYVDALNVFPVPDGDTGTNMNLSMTSGAKETAANTGEHIGKTAQALSKGLLMGARGNSGVILSQLFRGFGKSIEQNATLDAKQFAQALHYGVETAYKAVMKPVEGTILTVAKDSAKRAVEVSGTVEDIRELMTAIVEEAKQSLNRTPDLLPVLKEVGVVDSGGQGLVFVYEGFLASLKGEELPEKTVSSSMDDLVNAEHHKSVQGFMDTADIEFGFCTEFMVRFEEGKKAFDETVFRNDLSAYGDSLLVISDDDIAKIHIHSETPGEVLSYGQQYGDLIKIKIENMRQQHTEIVEAGTSNEMPTKKAEKHPYAVVTVAMGSGVSQLLKSLGASAVIEGGQTMNPSTEDIVKAIEAVGAERVLILPNNKNIIMAAEQAAEVLGIEAAVVPTKTIPQGMAAILAFNAQVTVEENQKNMTAAFAHVKTGQITFAVRDTSIDGVEIKKDDFMSIAEGKIILSNPSRVEAATNLAKALIDEEAEIVTVIYGEDVTEQEAKEFATYIGEQFEDIEVELYNGKQPLYPYILSVE from the coding sequence ATGAAATCAATTAATGGTATTCAATTTGCAGATATGGTCAAGATGGGAGCACATCATCTTTTCCAAAATGCAGATTACGTCGATGCATTAAATGTATTTCCTGTACCAGATGGTGACACAGGAACAAATATGAACCTTTCAATGACTTCCGGTGCAAAGGAAACAGCTGCGAATACTGGAGAGCATATTGGGAAAACAGCACAAGCTCTATCTAAAGGCTTACTTATGGGAGCCCGCGGAAATTCAGGTGTTATTTTATCACAACTCTTCAGAGGTTTTGGAAAGTCTATCGAGCAAAATGCTACATTAGATGCAAAACAATTTGCACAAGCCTTACATTACGGTGTCGAGACAGCTTATAAAGCAGTAATGAAGCCTGTGGAAGGTACCATTCTAACAGTAGCGAAGGATTCTGCGAAGAGAGCTGTAGAAGTAAGTGGAACAGTTGAAGACATTCGCGAGTTAATGACAGCAATTGTGGAAGAAGCAAAACAATCATTAAATAGAACACCAGACCTATTGCCTGTTTTAAAAGAAGTAGGAGTAGTAGATAGTGGTGGGCAAGGACTTGTTTTCGTTTATGAAGGCTTCCTAGCGAGCTTGAAAGGCGAAGAACTACCAGAGAAGACAGTTAGTTCCTCCATGGATGATCTTGTAAATGCAGAACACCACAAAAGTGTACAAGGGTTTATGGACACTGCTGATATCGAATTTGGTTTTTGTACAGAATTTATGGTTCGGTTTGAAGAGGGTAAAAAAGCCTTTGATGAAACAGTATTCCGCAATGATTTAAGCGCGTATGGAGATTCTTTATTAGTAATCTCCGATGATGACATTGCTAAGATTCATATTCACTCCGAAACTCCAGGTGAAGTGTTATCATATGGTCAACAATACGGAGACTTGATAAAAATAAAAATCGAGAATATGCGCCAACAACACACTGAAATCGTTGAAGCGGGAACCTCAAACGAGATGCCAACGAAAAAAGCAGAAAAACATCCTTATGCCGTTGTAACGGTTGCAATGGGATCTGGTGTTTCGCAACTGTTGAAAAGCTTAGGTGCATCGGCTGTCATTGAAGGCGGTCAAACGATGAATCCTTCTACAGAGGATATTGTGAAAGCAATTGAAGCTGTTGGTGCAGAACGAGTACTGATCTTACCAAATAACAAAAATATTATTATGGCTGCTGAACAAGCAGCGGAAGTTTTAGGGATTGAAGCCGCTGTAGTGCCGACAAAAACTATTCCTCAAGGAATGGCAGCAATTTTAGCGTTTAATGCTCAAGTGACTGTAGAAGAAAATCAGAAGAATATGACTGCTGCATTTGCTCATGTGAAAACAGGTCAAATTACTTTTGCTGTTCGAGACACGTCTATAGACGGTGTCGAAATTAAAAAAGATGATTTCATGTCCATTGCGGAAGGGAAAATCATTCTTTCCAATCCTTCTAGAGTAGAAGCTGCAACAAACTTAGCAAAAGCATTGATTGATGAAGAAGCAGAAATTGTTACTGTCATTTACGGTGAAGACGTTACAGAACAAGAAGCGAAAGAATTTGCTACATATATTGGAGAGCAATTTGAAGATATTGAGGTTGAACTGTATAACGGCAAACAACCTTTATATCCTTATATTTTATCTGTTGAATAA